CGTGTTCATCCATTTTTGTTTCTCTCGTTTTGCATTCAAATCCTGAGCGCTTCCCTCAGGCGTCAAAAGGGTCATCCCAGCGATTCTGTAAAGTAAATTTCCTCCCGGAAGCAGGATGTCGGGGAGTTCTATACCGGGCTGCAGGGTGGTGATGACTGTCTCTCCGATGATTTTCCTCCCTTCCCGCCCCACGGAATCCTTGGTCTTGATTCCCCAGGTGCTGTGAAAAATGAGGGCTCTTCCGCGGTCTTCCCCGATGTAGAGCCCGATATGGCCGGGCATCCAGAGGAGTGTGAGGAAGGGAACGGCATTCCGGATGATGGTTTTTTCCTTTTCACGGAGTTCCAGTCCTTGAAGAGGAATGAAGAATCCCTCCCTTGCCTGCCTTGGGGAACTTCGGGGCAGCCAGATACCAAAGGGAGTGAAAAGGTCCTTCATGGTGGACGAACAATCCCGGTTTTCGTATAGACCTCCCCACCCGTAAGGTTTTCTCAGAAGTTCGTTGATAAGAGAAGCGATATTTTCAGGTGTGGCGGCCAGGGGCATTTCCGTTGCCCGCTCCCTTGAAAGATTTCCACGAAGCAAGATGGCATTGCGGTTCCAGTCAGCAGCGGGAATCAGTATTTCAAATGCTCCCTCTTTTGCCGCCACGATGGGGAAGACCGAGCCCACCTTGCCCATGAACCGGAAACGGGAAGCATGGTCGGAAATGGGGATCTCGTCTTTGATCAGGGCCGCCAGCCGGTTTGTTTCGTATTCTTTTATAAAGGGTTCGTCGACATAGGCGATATCGGAAACGGGAATCCATCCCGAGGCAAAGGGCGTTTCAGCTATCAGCCATGAACCGTCTGCAGAGGTGTGAGATATGAAAAGGGGGGTGCCTCCCCACACGGCGGATATTTGCAGGTGATCGAACGGGTAGCCCTCTCCGGCGCTTCCGAAATCATAAAAAGCGGGCCTGGTCGTGGGCAGCACTCTGAGGTTGGAATTTGTAATGGCAATGGCCCATCGATGGGTGTTGGGGTAGCTTTCCATCGCTGTCATGCGATCAAGGGCATAAAGCCATTCCTTGTCCCGCGGTAGAGTATTTTCTCCGTAAATATTTTTGTATTCAAGATGTTGTCTCCCTCTGGAGACAACATCCTTACTGTAGAGAGGTTCTTTCCGGTGCCAGGGAGCAAAATGGTTTTCCTTGAATTTTTCAAATAAAAGTTTTGAAAGATGATAAGGAATCAGTTCTTTTCCGGAGGTTGAAGGATTCAAATAGGCGGCGGCATTCTGAGGAAGAAGGGCAATGTCCTGGATGCAGGCCGGCGTGGGCATTGGAACGAGGATGGCC
This region of Desulforhabdus amnigena genomic DNA includes:
- a CDS encoding SH3 domain-containing C40 family peptidase, which produces MVLLVSVSLFPNEARKKCVGFKRLPEPFISKHSSHSRAFLLFLISLALSCLSGCTPITRQAILVPMPTPACIQDIALLPQNAAAYLNPSTSGKELIPYHLSKLLFEKFKENHFAPWHRKEPLYSKDVVSRGRQHLEYKNIYGENTLPRDKEWLYALDRMTAMESYPNTHRWAIAITNSNLRVLPTTRPAFYDFGSAGEGYPFDHLQISAVWGGTPLFISHTSADGSWLIAETPFASGWIPVSDIAYVDEPFIKEYETNRLAALIKDEIPISDHASRFRFMGKVGSVFPIVAAKEGAFEILIPAADWNRNAILLRGNLSRERATEMPLAATPENIASLINELLRKPYGWGGLYENRDCSSTMKDLFTPFGIWLPRSSPRQAREGFFIPLQGLELREKEKTIIRNAVPFLTLLWMPGHIGLYIGEDRGRALIFHSTWGIKTKDSVGREGRKIIGETVITTLQPGIELPDILLPGGNLLYRIAGMTLLTPEGSAQDLNAKREKQKWMNTQSPGN